From Puniceicoccales bacterium:
CGGCAACAATCATTCTATGTTCTTCAAACAACGGCAAATAGTCATTATTTATTTCATATCTATGCCTATGGCGCTCAGATATATACTGGGTATTGTAGGCCTGGAAGGTCCTCGATCCTTCATGAAGCAATTTGCAGTTGAATGAACCGAGTCGCATGGTGCCGCCTTTATCCGATATGGCTTTCTGAGCTTTCATCATATGTACCACTGGATTGGATGTTTTCGGGACCATTTCGGTGCTATTGGCATCGGATAGGCCGATCACATTTCGAGCGAATTCAATGGCTGCAATTTGCATACCGAGGCAAATGCCGAAAAATGGTACTTTGTTTTCTCTGGCATAACTGGTTGCAGCAATCTTACCACCTATTCCTCGGGCACCAAAGCCACCGGGTATCAATAGGCCATCCATGGATTTAATCAATTCATCACAACCTTTTTTTTCAATTTCTTCGGCATCAATGTTTATTATTTCGACGTTGCTGTCATTGGCTATTCCGCCATGAACCAAGGCTTCGTGTATGGACTTGTAGGCATCTTGAATGTCCGTGTATTTGCCAATTACTCCTATTTTGCAGAAATTTTTTGGAGATTTCAGCCGACGAACGATGTTCTCCCAAGCACTTATATCACAGGTTGAACTGTTAAGTTTGAGCTTTTCAATTACGATTTCGTCGAAATTTTCCCTGTGTAAAGCCGAAGGTAATTCATATATGGAGCAAGTCAGATCGAGTTCTTCCACCACACAGGGTAACGGGACATTACAAAAGAGACTAATTTTTTGCCGCATGTCATCGTTTATTGGTATTTCTGAGCGACA
This genomic window contains:
- a CDS encoding CTP synthase — its product is HVTNEIKERIYSAGEDADVVITEIGGTTGDIEGLPFLEALRQLALELGHENVLFIHVTLIPYLRAAGELKTKPTQQSVAKLREIGIQPDIIVCRSEIPINDDMRQKISLFCNVPLPCVVEELDLTCSIYELPSALHRENFDEIVIEKLKLNSSTCDISAWENIVRRLKSPKNFCKIGVIGKYTDIQDAYKSIHEALVHGGIANDSNVEIINIDAEEIEKKGCDELIKSMDGLLIPGGFGARGIGGKIAATSYARENKVPFFGICLGMQIAAIEFARNVIGLSDANSTEMVPKTSNPVVHMMKAQKAISDKGGTMRLGSFNCKLLHEGSRTFQAYNTQYISERHRHRYEINNDYLPLFEEHRMIVAGKNIELDLVEILELKDHPWYITCQFHPEFQSKPNKPHPLFTSFLKAVLDNR